AAACGGGCTGATTTAGAAATCAATGCCGACCTCTGAAAGTATGAAACAAAAGGCATCCTACTGTGTTCCTCCggtattattttttttcttaattttcctttttactCCGGCATACAAAGTTTTAATCCACACATGCAAAGTTGcatacaaagttgtactaaatagCAACGAGTAGTTCCGGCCGGAAGAGTATCCAATAAACACATTCCTCTGTGATTTCATTCGGTCTGCATTTCATATTTCACAGTCGCAGACACGCACACTGGTATCCTAGACTAGCACCAGTGATTATTTCCCTCTCCATAACTGATCCATACTCGTTCTTCAAATGATACCGAGTCAGAGGTTCAGAGCGTGAGCCGGAGCAGCTCTCTGAACTGTAGCCTCCGAGTCTCAGTATGCAGCGTCCTCTTCTTATTGGGCCAGTAGGTGACCCAAACCCTCCCCTTGATCTCCCACTCCAGGGTCttcccagccgccgccgccgccatcctccagCAAACCCCTTCCCCGTACTCATCTCCGGCGAATATAACCCCGCCGCTCCGCGTGAAGGGCCTGCTGGGGCTGGTGTACCGGTTCCTGAACCACGACCTGGGCTGGCACAGCTCCAGCTTCGGCGGCTCGCTGGAGAACACCTcccggcccccgccgccgccgccgtggaggaaCCAGCTGAGCGACGCCGTGTTCCCCTGCACCGAGTGCTCGAACTTCCACGGCCTCACGCTCCTCGTCACCGTCTCGTGCGCCGACACGCTGATGCCGAtagacgccgccggcgccgcgcccaGCGTCGTGTCGATGCCCTTGTCCGTGGCCACCTCCTGGACCGGGTTCTCCGTCGACCGGCTCACCGACAGCGACAGGATGTCCGACTGCTGTAATGGAGTCAGCTGCAGTGAGATCCGCGATGGGAAGTGCTTCTCGTCCGATCCGTAGCCCTGCTTCGCCATGAGCGTCTCTGACACCAGCTGGATCACGTCGCACCTGCAGAAGTGGAGAGCACACGATTACTCCTAAACTAAGTGCAGTTCTTGTTTATTTATTATGAATTGAAGTGATATTCAAAGCAGAGGTTACCTGATGTTGTCGACGTTGACGGCGACGTCGATCCAGTTCTCCTTGAAGGCGACCCTGTACACGAGCTGGATGACGCTCTCGAGCTGCTGGTAGTTGAGCGAGAAGAGCAGCCTCTCGTCCTTGGCCTGCTGCAGGTGATGAGAGGACTggtccatggccatggccaccaCCGGACAGTACACCTGGACCTTCCACAGCCTGCTGGCCGACAGTGCATAAGAGAACACGGCGAAgcgggccggcgccggcggcccacCCCCGCCGCCTGACCGGAGAGCTTCCATGGCCCAGTTGGTCACGCCGAGGTTCAGAGATCGCATCCACTGCTCCTCCAGGTTGGACCCCAGGGACAGCATCAGCGTTCTCGCGGCGCACCGCATCTCGTCGCGCGCCAGCTGCGGGCTGATGACACCGATGAACTCTCGCCGGAGCGGGGACGGGGCCTCGTAGACGCAGACCAGGAGCGCCAGCGTGAGGACCGACAGGCTCAGGATCCTGCCTGAATCTTCAGACATGGGAACATCCGGCAACCGGAGGATTGATCTGCTGCTAGAGTAAGGGCCATACTTCAGGACCCCGCAGATGATCTCAAGCAAGAACTGGACGGTAACGTCTGTGGTATTGTTATTTGCCGGTTTCAGCCTGGAGTAATGGGAGCTCCAGAGCGAGACGGGGTCATGGGTATCTCCACAGAcggagaaacaaaaaatgattGGATGGGCTTCTTCAGGTTTCCTGCTGACTACGAGGTTCAGTGACTCGTTTGTGGATGGcgaattgcatatttgaaggGAGTAGGATTTTTCTCCCCTCCATTGCTTGGGGAGGCTTGTGATCCACTTCCAGATGTCAGGAACAGAGCCAGAAGCCATGATCGAGGAGGAGCTAGCTCTGTAGTCTCTATGGGTTTCTTGATCACCCCTGtccaataaataaatacaacAAGGCACAAGGTAAAAAGACAGGTACTGCGAAAGTCAGATGATTTGGAACAATAAGGTAAGTTGAGCACAACTAAAACTCTAGTTTCCTATGATTGCGAAGCTGCTTTTGAAAGATATGAAGATTCAGTACTGTCTAATTCAGCACATTGTTGAGCAGTGCAAGGGAGGCTTTTGCTACTAATGGTATTGGTACCCAAAAGCTCAAAAGATGAAACTCATGGAGAAAGATGACAGATCAACAGTcaagagaaaagatgaaaggCAAGTTATATCAAGTATGAACCCAAAATCTCAATCACTATTGCCTAGGTAAGTATAGGAGTAGTATAGTTTGAAACACTTTGCTTCTTCAGGAATGGGTGTGCAATGGTAATATCTTTTGGGCTGTGGACAATGGACAGGACATGGTGTACAGCAAGTTGGAGATACTTGACAGCTTTCCTTTGCTTCCATAGCTAGTGCATGATGTAAAATGTGGCAAGATGATGTAAGCAAGAAATAAATGAACTGCAGTTCTTTTCTGATTTGCTGCCGGTAATGTGTCCAAGGTGGGTGGTTCTTCTCCTTTTCACTGATGGAATTGGAAAGAATAAACTTTTTTGAGGAACAGTTCGAACAGATAAAACTTTCTCAACTGAATTTTCCTTGGCCCTATTTGGAATGGATG
This is a stretch of genomic DNA from Brachypodium distachyon strain Bd21 chromosome 1, Brachypodium_distachyon_v3.0, whole genome shotgun sequence. It encodes these proteins:
- the LOC100822668 gene encoding uncharacterized protein LOC100822668 produces the protein MASGSVPDIWKWITSLPKQWRGEKSYSLQICNSPSTNESLNLVVSRKPEEAHPIIFCFSVCGDTHDPVSLWSSHYSRLKPANNNTTDVTVQFLLEIICGVLKYGPYSSSRSILRLPDVPMSEDSGRILSLSVLTLALLVCVYEAPSPLRREFIGVISPQLARDEMRCAARTLMLSLGSNLEEQWMRSLNLGVTNWAMEALRSGGGGGPPAPARFAVFSYALSASRLWKVQVYCPVVAMAMDQSSHHLQQAKDERLLFSLNYQQLESVIQLVYRVAFKENWIDVAVNVDNIRCDVIQLVSETLMAKQGYGSDEKHFPSRISLQLTPLQQSDILSLSVSRSTENPVQEVATDKGIDTTLGAAPAASIGISVSAHETVTRSVRPWKFEHSVQGNTASLSWFLHGGGGGGREVFSSEPPKLELCQPRSWFRNRYTSPSRPFTRSGGVIFAGDEYGEGVCWRMAAAAAGKTLEWEIKGRVWVTYWPNKKRTLHTETRRLQFRELLRLTL